One part of the Candidatus Aquiluna sp. UB-MaderosW2red genome encodes these proteins:
- a CDS encoding ABC transporter substrate-binding protein produces MSTLRRRFVALGATAIAASLALAGCAATDETPIASPTDSALSEDCAAFADYLGNEGSEVEIYTTIIDPEATLFIESFAKFEECTGITINWNGTQEFEAQIAVRVEGGTAPDLAIFPQPGLLAAFADSLQPADAALTASVDQNYTPDWKNYGTVGGTFYAAPLGANVKSFVWYSPKTFADNGWAIPTTWDELLALSDQVAAEGNVQPWCVGIESGEATGWTATDWMEDLMLRFQDGATYDAWVDGSMPFNDPKVLEVIGEAGKIIKNPAYVGDVKSIATTAFSAAGAGIVDGTCAMHRQASFLGGILVGDYGATVVTPEDTTVEGGISTFYFPGVSADNKPALGGGEFVGRFTENPAAAAVQLYLTSPEWNNEKAALGGWFSANLGLDTANVADPVNAVAVEILQNATLFRFDASDVMPAAVGAGSFWSEMTAWVAEDKSDQAVLDAIYATWPY; encoded by the coding sequence ATGTCAACATTGCGTCGTCGTTTTGTTGCGCTAGGCGCGACTGCGATTGCTGCCTCCTTGGCACTTGCTGGATGTGCAGCAACCGATGAGACTCCAATAGCATCACCAACCGATTCAGCCTTATCTGAGGACTGCGCTGCATTCGCAGACTACCTAGGTAATGAAGGCTCTGAGGTTGAGATCTACACCACCATCATTGACCCAGAAGCAACCCTATTCATTGAGTCCTTCGCAAAGTTTGAGGAGTGCACCGGCATCACCATCAACTGGAACGGTACTCAGGAGTTCGAAGCTCAGATTGCTGTTCGCGTTGAGGGTGGAACTGCACCAGATCTAGCCATCTTCCCTCAGCCTGGGCTACTGGCAGCATTTGCTGACAGCCTGCAGCCAGCTGATGCGGCTCTAACCGCTTCGGTTGATCAGAACTACACACCTGACTGGAAGAACTACGGAACCGTCGGTGGGACCTTCTACGCTGCTCCACTGGGCGCAAACGTAAAGTCTTTTGTTTGGTACTCACCTAAGACCTTCGCTGATAATGGCTGGGCCATCCCAACCACTTGGGACGAGCTCTTGGCTCTTTCCGACCAGGTCGCCGCTGAGGGCAATGTTCAGCCATGGTGTGTTGGTATCGAATCTGGTGAAGCTACCGGTTGGACTGCCACCGACTGGATGGAAGACCTAATGCTTCGCTTCCAGGACGGCGCAACCTATGACGCATGGGTTGACGGCTCAATGCCATTCAACGACCCTAAGGTCCTTGAGGTTATCGGCGAAGCCGGCAAGATCATCAAGAACCCTGCTTATGTAGGGGATGTTAAGTCGATTGCTACCACTGCATTCTCTGCGGCTGGTGCCGGAATCGTGGATGGCACCTGTGCCATGCACCGCCAGGCATCATTCCTAGGCGGAATCCTTGTTGGCGACTACGGTGCAACCGTTGTTACTCCAGAGGACACCACCGTCGAGGGTGGAATTTCAACCTTCTACTTCCCAGGTGTTTCAGCTGACAATAAGCCAGCTTTGGGTGGTGGCGAGTTCGTAGGTCGCTTCACTGAGAACCCAGCAGCCGCTGCCGTTCAGCTGTACCTAACCTCCCCTGAGTGGAACAACGAGAAGGCAGCCTTGGGTGGCTGGTTCTCCGCCAACTTGGGCCTAGACACTGCAAACGTGGCTGACCCAGTAAACGCAGTTGCCGTTGAGATTCTTCAGAACGCAACTCTGTTCCGCTTCGACGCATCTGACGTAATGCCAGCAGCCGTGGGCGCAGGTTCATTCTGGTCAGAGATGACCGCTTGGGTTGCTGAAGACAAGTCAGACCAGGCTGTTCTAGATGCAATCTATGCAACCTGGCCTTACTAA
- a CDS encoding GH1 family beta-glucosidase yields MTDSKIAALAARIPEDFDLGVATASWQIEGDSKGRGSSIWDDFAKVPGNIKDGSVADPACDHVNRVEGDLDILKDLGVDSYRFSVSWPRVMPGNNQPNPEGIGFYNRLIDGLLERGIKPVLTMYHWDMPSELQAIGGWLNKDIHKHFQNYANLLAENFADRVGMWATLNEPWVSAYLGYATKLHAPGLGNPAAGFEAGYRLMSAHGAAMSVLREHKANMPGIALNLTEVITEDERVRAQADHVDSLQNRFWLDLLAGRGVSEALIERTSQFTDWSFIDQAQLKDIAQPIDWLGINYYTPIRIAPASEGDQKAALGQDFSLYPGVPEGAQMASREPRTEMGWEIFPASLTETLKQTAERLPNIPLYLSENGAAFDDQLVDGEIHDQDRVDFYLGHLNAVMDAKDQGVDVRGYFAWSLMDNIEWAEGLEKRFGIYYVDPKNQARIPKDSAKMFKEICKRNK; encoded by the coding sequence ATGACTGATTCAAAAATAGCCGCGTTAGCCGCCAGGATTCCAGAGGATTTTGACTTAGGGGTGGCAACTGCCTCTTGGCAGATCGAGGGCGATAGTAAGGGCCGAGGCTCTAGTATTTGGGATGATTTTGCCAAGGTCCCGGGGAACATAAAAGATGGGTCTGTGGCCGACCCAGCTTGTGACCACGTCAATCGAGTCGAGGGCGATCTAGACATCCTGAAGGACTTGGGGGTTGACTCATATCGCTTCTCGGTTTCTTGGCCGAGGGTTATGCCTGGCAATAATCAACCAAATCCCGAAGGTATTGGTTTTTATAACCGACTGATTGACGGATTGCTGGAGCGGGGCATCAAGCCCGTTTTGACCATGTACCACTGGGATATGCCAAGTGAGCTTCAGGCCATAGGTGGCTGGCTCAATAAAGACATCCACAAGCACTTTCAAAACTACGCCAACTTGCTAGCTGAGAACTTTGCCGATCGGGTTGGCATGTGGGCGACATTGAACGAGCCCTGGGTGAGCGCGTATTTGGGTTATGCCACCAAACTCCACGCACCTGGTTTGGGAAACCCTGCAGCCGGTTTCGAAGCCGGCTACCGTCTCATGAGTGCTCATGGCGCAGCCATGAGCGTGCTTAGAGAACACAAAGCAAACATGCCGGGCATCGCTCTGAATCTAACCGAGGTCATAACTGAGGATGAGAGAGTCAGGGCTCAAGCCGACCACGTTGACAGCCTGCAGAATCGCTTTTGGCTAGACCTACTGGCTGGTAGAGGTGTTTCAGAAGCTCTGATTGAGCGCACGAGCCAGTTCACCGATTGGTCATTTATTGATCAAGCCCAGCTCAAGGACATTGCTCAACCGATTGACTGGCTGGGCATCAACTACTACACACCAATCAGAATTGCACCGGCTAGCGAAGGCGACCAAAAAGCAGCCCTTGGCCAAGACTTCAGCCTTTACCCGGGTGTTCCTGAGGGCGCTCAAATGGCATCGCGTGAACCAAGAACCGAGATGGGTTGGGAGATTTTTCCAGCCTCACTCACCGAAACTTTGAAGCAAACGGCTGAACGCTTGCCAAATATTCCGCTGTACCTTTCTGAAAACGGAGCGGCGTTTGACGACCAGCTAGTTGATGGCGAAATCCACGATCAGGACCGAGTCGATTTCTACCTGGGCCACCTCAATGCCGTCATGGACGCAAAAGATCAAGGCGTTGATGTAAGGGGCTATTTCGCCTGGTCACTGATGGACAACATCGAGTGGGCCGAAGGCTTAGAAAAGCGTTTTGGTATCTACTACGTAGATCCCAAAAACCAAGCGCGAATTCCAAAAGACAGCGCCAAGATGTTCAAGGAAATTTGCAAGAGAAACAAATAA
- a CDS encoding carbohydrate ABC transporter permease, translating into MTTTAPKPAKPNGKPELASTIRAKKRAKDIFSSPIASAAAWIIAVIWTVPTFGLLVSSIRPEKDINSSGWWTFFTNPNVSFENYQKVLFEGTTTNPPLFQFFFNSFAVTIPAVIFPITLAVFAAYALAWFDFKGRDVLFFSIFALQVVPLQLTLIPLLQLFSQGLVIGGVTLIPDLGITGTYIPIWIAHTIFALPLAVFLLHNFISQIPKELIEAARVDGCGPFTLFSKIVLPLSVPAIASFLIFQFLWVWNDLLVGLTFGAGSKEVAPMTVRIAEMVGTRGSGWEVLTAGAFVSMIVPLLVFFALQRYFVRGLLAGSVKG; encoded by the coding sequence ATGACCACCACAGCACCAAAGCCGGCTAAGCCAAACGGCAAGCCAGAGCTAGCCTCAACCATTCGCGCCAAAAAGCGCGCGAAAGACATCTTTAGTTCACCGATTGCATCAGCGGCCGCGTGGATCATCGCGGTTATCTGGACCGTGCCAACCTTTGGCCTATTGGTCTCATCAATCAGGCCGGAAAAGGACATCAACTCTTCGGGTTGGTGGACCTTTTTCACGAACCCAAATGTCTCCTTTGAGAACTACCAAAAGGTGCTATTCGAAGGAACCACCACTAACCCACCGCTTTTCCAGTTCTTCTTTAATTCTTTCGCGGTCACAATCCCGGCGGTAATTTTTCCCATCACGCTCGCCGTGTTTGCAGCCTACGCATTGGCCTGGTTCGATTTCAAGGGTCGCGATGTCTTGTTCTTTTCAATCTTTGCTTTGCAAGTTGTGCCACTGCAGCTAACGCTGATTCCACTTCTTCAGCTTTTCTCACAGGGCTTAGTAATCGGCGGGGTGACTCTGATTCCGGATCTTGGGATTACTGGTACTTACATTCCGATCTGGATCGCTCACACTATTTTCGCTTTGCCTTTGGCGGTTTTCTTGCTACACAACTTCATTAGCCAGATTCCTAAAGAGCTAATTGAAGCAGCCAGGGTTGATGGCTGTGGCCCCTTCACTTTGTTCTCAAAGATTGTTCTGCCGCTATCGGTCCCAGCAATCGCCTCGTTCTTGATCTTCCAGTTCTTGTGGGTTTGGAACGACCTATTGGTCGGGTTGACCTTTGGGGCAGGCTCTAAAGAGGTTGCTCCGATGACGGTGAGAATTGCCGAGATGGTTGGAACCCGAGGCTCCGGTTGGGAAGTTCTAACCGCCGGTGCATTCGTCTCAATGATCGTGCCGCTACTGGTGTTCTTCGCATTGCAGCGCTATTTTGTTAGAGGCCTATTGGCAGGATCCGTTAAGGGCTAG
- a CDS encoding LysR substrate-binding domain-containing protein codes for MHIYQLCSSAGFTPDIVEQAVQFATILGLVSSNAGIAIVPKSLTAIQLPNVKFLEIDHKEAFSRVYLARRNQEKSSPAAQKLVEITTNFAGTMQA; via the coding sequence GTGCACATTTATCAACTTTGCAGCTCGGCCGGTTTCACCCCCGACATTGTCGAGCAGGCAGTTCAGTTTGCAACAATCCTCGGGCTGGTCTCAAGCAATGCCGGCATTGCGATTGTTCCAAAGAGCCTGACGGCAATTCAGCTACCAAATGTGAAATTTCTAGAAATTGATCATAAAGAGGCTTTTTCGCGGGTGTATTTGGCAAGAAGAAATCAGGAGAAATCCTCCCCAGCCGCCCAAAAGCTCGTGGAGATCACCACCAACTTCGCCGGCACCATGCAGGCCTAA
- a CDS encoding Gfo/Idh/MocA family protein, producing the protein MNQTKIAIIGAGWRADFYLRLALLMPDRFEVVGWVVRDQAKAKALPVKTYSSASELLAQEKPDYVISAVTWLSSPDVLTQLVEAGIPVLSETPPASDADALRKLWSAVGAKNLVQVAEQYMRLPMHAARLAVTRQGVIGQVSSVQVSSTHGYHAVAIMRSFLEAGFGETKVSASSFKAPLVDPLTRGGWNQDLEPKIASTVLATIDFGEGKSGLYDFTDNQWHNQLRHRRLVVRGSLGEIVDNDCIRLIEPTAITKSQFARYQLGHDLNLDGHDTENISFDGKVFHQNPFVGLRLMDEEIAIASLMLEMSDWVKGSGPAPYPLAQASQDHLISLAIDDSLAKGIAVTTNTEAWAKN; encoded by the coding sequence ATGAATCAAACCAAAATTGCCATAATCGGCGCTGGCTGGCGCGCCGATTTCTACCTTCGCCTGGCTCTCTTGATGCCGGATAGATTTGAAGTTGTCGGCTGGGTGGTTCGAGATCAGGCAAAGGCCAAAGCATTGCCGGTCAAGACTTACTCCAGCGCTAGTGAACTTTTAGCTCAAGAGAAACCTGACTATGTCATTAGCGCGGTGACCTGGCTATCCAGCCCAGATGTTTTGACTCAGTTGGTTGAGGCTGGGATTCCGGTTCTGTCTGAAACTCCACCTGCCAGCGATGCTGATGCCCTAAGAAAACTTTGGTCGGCAGTTGGTGCGAAAAATTTAGTTCAGGTCGCAGAGCAATATATGCGACTGCCGATGCATGCCGCTCGGCTAGCTGTGACTCGGCAGGGCGTGATTGGGCAAGTGAGCTCGGTGCAGGTCTCCTCGACCCACGGCTATCATGCCGTTGCGATAATGAGAAGTTTTCTGGAAGCTGGCTTTGGTGAAACCAAAGTCAGTGCCTCGAGTTTCAAAGCACCACTGGTTGACCCTCTGACTCGAGGTGGTTGGAATCAAGATCTTGAGCCGAAAATTGCAAGCACTGTCTTGGCAACCATTGATTTTGGAGAAGGCAAATCTGGCCTCTACGACTTCACCGATAATCAGTGGCACAACCAGCTGCGGCATCGCAGGCTCGTGGTGCGGGGGAGCCTAGGCGAGATTGTGGATAACGACTGCATCAGGCTTATTGAACCAACGGCAATAACCAAATCTCAATTTGCCCGATACCAACTTGGGCACGACCTAAACCTCGATGGCCATGACACCGAAAATATTTCTTTTGATGGCAAAGTCTTTCATCAAAATCCATTTGTTGGTCTTCGGTTAATGGATGAGGAGATTGCTATCGCGAGCCTGATGCTTGAGATGTCTGATTGGGTCAAAGGCTCAGGTCCTGCACCCTATCCACTTGCACAGGCTTCCCAAGACCACCTGATTTCACTGGCAATTGATGACTCTTTAGCGAAGGGGATCGCCGTCACAACAAACACTGAAGCATGGGCTAAAAACTAA
- a CDS encoding ice-binding family protein, producing MKNINKLLIGVSATLGILASGALPVSAATTTTLVVPGIMQGWAFVQEAPLLSTSVGAMVAGPGAGVGSANLKVGATGGMTLAKAGYGGVRLDSLNSLEYNTYRTSGPAAAAISLQLNIDSDLTDADVSFQGRLVFEPYHSQTVTTGQWQTWNTLSGVGTGSWWGTRAPLNATGKCPQSNPCTWNEVLAKFPNIGIRNVFGGVVLKVGSGGGPMEINVDKLVINDDIYDFGPVLALDLGSSFDYSLLAGAAITTGASNSFTNSLGAGAAITTGAGNVIPGSLNAGAAITTGADNVIGVDLNAGAAITIGASNTISGSQNFGVVTPISGYSVAMAAFDVAMADSLSRPSTLLAAELGETTLGAGVYSAPAFFTLTGALTLDAKNDPTAVFIIRSPGYISTAAGASIVLANGAQASNVFWVSGSYFSAGAGAVLSGNILATSYVTLGADAGLTGRIFSQSGYITLGANVTVKN from the coding sequence ATGAAAAATATAAATAAATTACTGATTGGGGTTTCTGCAACCCTGGGGATTCTCGCAAGTGGAGCTCTTCCAGTGTCTGCAGCCACGACGACGACCTTGGTCGTTCCTGGAATTATGCAAGGCTGGGCATTTGTTCAAGAAGCACCACTTTTGTCCACATCTGTGGGCGCAATGGTGGCAGGCCCGGGCGCAGGGGTGGGCAGTGCAAATCTAAAAGTTGGTGCTACAGGTGGAATGACTCTCGCCAAAGCTGGGTACGGGGGCGTGAGATTGGACTCTCTCAATAGTCTCGAATACAACACTTATCGCACGAGTGGTCCGGCTGCAGCCGCAATTTCCCTTCAGTTGAACATAGATTCTGATCTCACGGATGCGGACGTTAGTTTCCAGGGACGCTTAGTTTTTGAACCATATCATTCTCAGACAGTGACCACCGGACAATGGCAAACATGGAACACGTTGAGTGGCGTGGGGACAGGTAGCTGGTGGGGGACTAGGGCTCCCTTGAATGCAACCGGCAAGTGCCCACAATCTAACCCTTGCACGTGGAATGAAGTCCTTGCCAAATTCCCCAATATCGGAATACGTAATGTTTTCGGTGGAGTTGTTCTTAAAGTCGGAAGTGGGGGAGGCCCCATGGAGATTAACGTGGACAAATTGGTGATAAATGATGACATTTACGATTTCGGACCAGTTCTCGCACTTGACCTTGGAAGCTCATTCGACTATTCCCTGCTTGCAGGAGCGGCAATCACGACTGGCGCTTCGAATTCTTTTACTAACAGTCTCGGAGCAGGAGCGGCAATCACTACCGGTGCCGGTAACGTCATTCCGGGGAGCCTCAATGCTGGAGCGGCAATTACTACCGGTGCCGACAACGTCATCGGGGTAGACCTTAACGCCGGTGCTGCAATTACCATCGGCGCCTCCAACACCATTTCAGGATCGCAAAACTTCGGTGTGGTGACGCCCATCTCTGGATACTCTGTAGCGATGGCAGCTTTTGATGTTGCTATGGCAGATTCTTTGAGTCGACCTTCGACGCTTCTAGCTGCAGAACTCGGTGAAACCACGCTGGGGGCTGGGGTTTATTCCGCACCCGCATTCTTCACTCTGACTGGAGCACTGACGCTGGATGCGAAAAATGACCCTACTGCTGTCTTTATCATCAGAAGCCCGGGGTACATTTCCACTGCGGCAGGTGCTTCTATAGTGCTTGCAAATGGGGCGCAAGCCAGCAATGTCTTCTGGGTTTCGGGTAGTTACTTCTCCGCAGGTGCGGGTGCCGTTTTGTCGGGAAACATTCTGGCAACGAGTTATGTGACCCTAGGCGCAGACGCTGGACTAACAGGCCGCATCTTTTCGCAGTCTGGATACATAACCCTGGGTGCAAATGTGACGGTGAAGAACTAA
- a CDS encoding carbohydrate ABC transporter permease, protein MLNFSFIAARKTPWDIIGENFTLLAISLLAFGAVLVLLFLLAGRASVKAQEWLKYLVFLVPALLLLLIGLIYPTIRTIILSFMDAKSENFVGFDNYVWAFTIPEILIVLRNTAIWVFLVPFLATTTGLAIAYMTDRMKRPAIIKSLIFMPMAISFVGASVIWRFVYYFEPNENRPDLGLFSTIVKAFGGTPPNWLLEAPGNTFLLIAVMVWIQTGFAMVVLSAAMKNVPEEIIEAAMLDGASPMNRFFRVTVPLIRATLIVVLTTIIIATLKVFDIVRTMTGGNFQTNVIANEMYSQAFRQMNYGTGSALAIILFVAIIPVILYNVKQLRLERTER, encoded by the coding sequence ATGCTGAACTTCAGTTTTATCGCAGCTAGAAAAACTCCTTGGGACATCATTGGGGAGAACTTTACCCTGCTGGCAATCTCGCTGTTGGCCTTTGGTGCGGTCTTAGTTTTATTATTCTTGCTCGCTGGAAGAGCAAGCGTGAAAGCCCAAGAGTGGCTGAAGTACCTGGTGTTTTTAGTTCCAGCCCTTCTCTTATTACTCATTGGTCTGATTTACCCAACCATTCGGACCATAATTTTGTCCTTCATGGACGCCAAGAGCGAGAACTTTGTCGGTTTCGACAACTATGTGTGGGCCTTCACAATCCCCGAGATCCTGATTGTTTTGCGCAATACGGCGATTTGGGTATTCCTCGTGCCATTTCTTGCCACCACCACGGGGCTCGCAATTGCCTATATGACCGATCGCATGAAGCGACCGGCAATAATCAAATCTTTGATTTTTATGCCGATGGCCATCTCCTTTGTTGGAGCCAGTGTTATCTGGCGCTTCGTCTACTACTTTGAACCAAATGAGAATCGCCCAGATTTGGGTCTTTTTAGCACGATCGTGAAAGCCTTCGGCGGCACTCCGCCCAACTGGCTGCTGGAAGCCCCGGGAAACACCTTCTTATTAATCGCAGTGATGGTTTGGATTCAAACCGGTTTCGCCATGGTTGTGTTATCGGCAGCCATGAAAAACGTGCCGGAAGAAATCATTGAGGCCGCCATGCTTGATGGCGCAAGCCCAATGAACAGGTTCTTTAGGGTGACGGTGCCACTAATCAGGGCAACCCTGATTGTGGTTTTGACCACAATCATCATTGCAACTCTGAAGGTCTTTGATATCGTCCGCACCATGACCGGGGGAAACTTCCAGACCAACGTAATCGCCAACGAAATGTATTCACAGGCCTTCAGGCAGATGAACTACGGAACCGGGTCCGCACTAGCCATCATCTTGTTCGTGGCAATCATCCCCGTGATCCTCTACAACGTGAAGCAATTGCGTCTTGAGAGGACGGAGCGCTAA